One part of the Bicyclus anynana chromosome 8, ilBicAnyn1.1, whole genome shotgun sequence genome encodes these proteins:
- the LOC112053129 gene encoding luciferin 4-monooxygenase-like, which yields MRHPSSNAVYSYIEELSYNVVAKTGKPSDRYHVGKILLQSLKDAPSNKILQIDGTTGEEDTFKSALERSTRCATAFRNLGLQYQDVILIMAPNHINLVIPMYAALFLGIKVAGVDMTLGVNELQHTFKCCVPKIVFCQNSKIETVQEALNLQNISAHIITFNENNDILSLSKFLDQYGGQEAPENFLPAEFNPVETYAFLVTTSGSTGLPKTAALSHKNVIMSFPLLMTIRTEFPTPVKLGLVVSPIQWLSSTFSFIMGPILRYTRLQTSSLPTPEHVHSLINKYRPDFANMSPTFLISLLKTGEQEKCDFSCLQYMLVGGSVVTADLLEEMQKINPKLKIGVVYGLTETTGAVFDSAYSPIKSVGRPMPFLQYKLVDPTTNEEINEANVPGELLLKGPTIFKGYYNNPEMTAAAFNEDGWLKSGDILYRDEYYNYYFYDRIKMILKYKSHQVSPVEIESVIIKHPGVLDVAVTGIPDAECGDLPVALVILRDGHKVTAQEIKALVKESLTDSKQLRGGVIFVEELPTTSTSKLDRIKLKELAKILKREQ from the exons ATGCGTCACCCATCATCAAACGCAGTGTATTCTTACATTGAAGAATTGTCTTACAACGTCGTCGCTAAAACTGGTAAACCCAGCGACAGATATCATGTAGGCAAAATATTGTTACAAAGTTTAAAAGATGCCCCTAGTAACAAAATATTGCAG ATAGACGGAACTACTGGTGAGGAAGATACATTTAAATCCGCACTAGAGAGATCCACACGATGTGCAACAGCCTTCAGAAACCTGGGTCTTCAGTATCAAGACGTGATTCTTATCATGGCACCAAATCACATTAACTTGGTCATACCGATGTATGCAGCTTTGTTTCTTGGAATTAAGGTTGCAGGAGTTGACATGACGTTAGGAGTTA ACGAACTTCAACATACGTTTAAGTGTTGTGTTCCCAAAATAGTTTTctgccaaaactcgaaaattgaAACCGTTCAAGAAGCGTTAAATTTGCAAAACATATCCGCTCATATTATAACATTTAACGAGAACAATGATATTTTGAGTTTATCAAAATTTCTCGATCAATATGGCGGTCAGGAGGCACCAGAAAATTTCCT ACCAGCTGAATTTAATCCTGTTGAAACATATGCCTTTCTAGTGACAACCAGTGGTTCTACCGGACTACCTAAAACAGCTGCACTAAGTCATAAGAACGTTATCATGAGCTTTCCtcttttaat GACTATTCGTACAGAGTTTCCTACTCCAGTGAAACTTGGATTAGTTGTTTCTCCCATACAATGGTTGTCGTcaactttttcatttatcatGGGACCTATATTGAGATATACTCGATTACAAACGTCGTCTCTACCTACTCCAGAGCACGTTCATTCTTTAATCAACAAATATAGA ccggATTTTGCAAATATGAGCCCTACATTTTTGATATCGCTTTTGAAAACTGGTGAGCAAGAAAAATGTGATTTCTCATGTCTCCAGTACATGTTAGTCGGTGGTAGTGTCGTGACTGCTGATCTTCTTGAAGAAATGCAG aaaataaatccgaaattgaAAATTGGAGTAGTTTACGGTCTAACAGAAACAACGGGAGCCGTTTTTGATTCTGCCTATTCCCCAATAAAATCAGTTGGTAGACCAATGCCATTTTTGCAGTACAAA ttaGTGGATCCTACCACAAATGAAGAAATAAATGAAGCTAACGTACCAGGGGAACTGCTACTAAAAGGACCGACTATATTTAAG GGTTATTACAACAACCCTGAGATGACAGCAGCTGCTTTCAATGAAGATGGATGGCTAAAATCTggagatatattatatagagatgaatattacaattactatttctacgatcgcatCAAAATGATACTAAAATATAAGAGCCATCAG GTATCTCCAGTAGAAATAGAGTCTGTGATAATAAAACACCCAGGAGTGTTAGATGTAGCAGTGACAGGTATACCGGACGCCGAGTGCGGGGATCTGCCTGTTGCTTTGGTTATACTTCGAGATGGGCACAAGGTTACCGCACAAGAAATTAAGGCTCTAGTTAAAG AATCGCTGACTGATTCAAAGCAATTGCGAGGTGGAGTAATATTTGTAGAAGAATTGCCTACGACATCGACTTCGAAGTTGGACAGGATTAAATTAAAGGAATTGGCGAAGATACTCAAGAGAGAACAATAG